Genomic DNA from Kluyveromyces lactis strain NRRL Y-1140 chromosome C complete sequence:
GGTCTTATTGAAATCATAAGTAAAAcgttcatttttttctcgtATCGCCGACGACGTGAGTTTTGtctgatgaaaaaaagtgtTGAAGCTAAATCACGTGAGGGATCACTGCTCCACATTTATATTGATAGATACGGATATATATGAGAACTGACAAAGCTCAATATGTTTGAAGTATTCAACACGCAACAGAGAGCCGAGAAATAGTTATATTGACCTATTGTTGTCACATTTAAGAACCACGGTAAGTTGAATATCCGTAGTTACTCAATAGCAACGGAATATGGTAGTGTCTAGTGTCAGAAACTTCGAAAACGATGTCAACGAAGGGGAAAAAGCTGGGTTCCTTTTTCTGTTTGAAGTAGTTGCCTGTATGAAATCTTATCTTGTAAGTTCCAGGTTTCAAGCTTTGCCATTCCAGTTTACCAGTCGATGTTTCGACAACTCCTAGTTCCTTTAAATGCGATCTTTCAGATGGGTCTGGCTTGAATATCCATTGTGTCACACGGCCATCGGCATTAGTCTTGGCAATCGCAAATTGGGACTCACTTTCAATAATTGCTGTATCATTATCAGAGTTAAGTGTAAGGTGAGAGAGCGTACATACGACACTTTCTGCAGGTTTGCCCGATACTGTATCCAAAATATGACATGTAAGTGGAACTGACATACTGGAATTCCGTTTGGATTTGGTTTGAATGGACAAATAACGTCTATCGAACAGCTAACCG
This window encodes:
- a CDS encoding hydroxyisourate hydrolase (conserved hypothetical protein) — encoded protein: MSVPLTCHILDTVSGKPAESVVCTLSHLTLNSDNDTAIIESESQFAIAKTNADGRVTQWIFKPDPSERSHLKELGVVETSTGKLEWQSLKPGTYKIRFHTGNYFKQKKEPSFFPFVDIVFEVSDTRHYHIPLLLSNYGYSTYRGS